In Numida meleagris isolate 19003 breed g44 Domestic line chromosome 3, NumMel1.0, whole genome shotgun sequence, the following are encoded in one genomic region:
- the LOC110396408 gene encoding cGMP-dependent protein kinase 2-like, whose product VRVRVRRGARGRPHPAEGRLSVTQRGRRLRTLGPGDIFGELAILYHCRRTATVRALGPVRLWAIDRQRFRAIATGNARQRRADVLRVLREVHWLQELSDSHLSKLLDAMEECSFAPGHVIIREGDEGQNFYIILKGEVRVSRREEGQEKLLRVLGAGEHFGELSLLQNIRRTASCQAQGQVTCITVAKEDFLEIIPFCPRHDSDANASATEVPAPTEPRRSWGSPRLPQPCPAVQLEELLAVHYEEGQKQGQPVVLGTGGFGRVELVRCREQLFALKRIRKDWVVRTRQQEHMRTERRVLARSHCPFIVGFFGSFRDAQHIYLLLEFCQGGELWTKLREVRCFEEPLAVFCSACVVEGLEYLHGHGIVYRDLKPENLMLDQLGYVKLVDFGFAKELERGEKTFSFCGTPEYLAPEMLRHEGHDFAVDFWMLGILVFEMLVGRPPFHSADPQTIYSRILDGIFSFPAFLSEAACSLIAKLCRRRPGQRLGNTASGIRGIKKHRWFGAIRWKRLALRQMEAPTMQLLKEGPPYVNFKRFSVDSTPVEDELSGWDEEF is encoded by the exons GTGCGCGTGCGCGTCCGCCGCGGTGCACGAGGCCGCCCGCACCCCGCAGAGGGACGCCTGAGCGTGACGCAGCGGGGCCGCCGGCTCCGCACGTTGGGGCCCGGAGACATTTTCGGGGAGCTGGCCATCCTGTACCACTGCCGGCGCACCGCCACCGTGCGGG CGCTCGGCCCCGTGCGCCTCTGGGCCATCGACCGGCAGCGGTTCCGCGCCATCGCGACTGGTAACGCCCGGCAGCGGCGGGCCGATGTGCTGCGGGTCCTGAGAGA GGTGcactggctgcaggagctgtcGGACAGCCACCTCTCCAAGCTGCTTGACGCCATGGAGGAG TGCTCCTTTGCACCCGGCCATGTCATCATCCGCGAGGGCGACGAGGGGCAGAACTTCTACATCATCCTGAAAGGCGAG gTGCGGGTCAGCCGGCGCGAGGAGGGGCAGGAGAAGCTGCTGCGGGTGCTGGGCGCGGGCGAGCACTTTGGGGAGCTCTCACTGCTGCA GAACATCCGCCGCACAGCGTCGTGCCAAGCACAGGGACAGGTCACCTGCATCACTGTGGCCAAGGA GGATTTCCTGGAAATCATCCCCTTCTGCCCCCGCCATGACTCGGATGC AAATGCATCTGCAACAGAGGTGCCCGCCCCGACGGAACCCAGGAG gagctgggggtcCCCCCGCTTGCCGCAGCCCTGCCCAGcggtgcagctggaggagctgctggccgTGCACTACGAGGAGGGCCAGAAGCAGGGGCAGCCCGTCGTGCTGGGCACCGGCGGCTTCGGCAGGGTGGAGCTG GTGCGGTGCCGCGAGCAGCTCTTCGCGCTGAAGCGGATCCGCAAGGACTGGGTGGTGCGGACGCGGCAGCAGGAGCACATGCGCACGGAGCGGCGGGTGCTGGCCCGCAGCCACTGCCCCTTCATTGTGGG GTTCTTCGGCTCCTTCCGCGACGCTCAGCACATCTACCTGCTGCTGGAGTTCTGCCAGGGAGGAGAGCTGTGGACCAAGCTGCGCGAGGT GCGCTGCTTTGAGGAACCGCTGGCTGTGTTCTGCTCCGCCTGTGTGGTGGAGGGTCTGGAGTATCTGCACGGCCACGGCATCGTCTACCGGGACCTGAAGCCTGAGAACCTGATGCTGGACCAGCTGGGTTATGTCAAGCTG GTGGACTTTGGCTTCGCTAAGGAGCTGGAGCGTGGGGAGAAGACGTTCTCCTTCTGCGGGACGCCCGAGTACCTGGCGCCTGAGATGCTGCGCCATGAGGGCCACGACTTCGCTGTTGACTTCTGGATGCTGGGCATCCTGGTGTTTGAGATGCTGGTGGGCAG GCCTCCCTTCCACAGCGCCGACCCCCAGACGATCTACAGCCGCATTCTGGATGGcatcttctccttccctgccttccTCAGTGAGGCCGCCTGCTCCCTCATTGCCAAGCTTTGCAG GAGGCGCCCAGGGCAGCGCCTGGGGAACACGGCCAGCGGTATCCGTGGCATTAAGAAGCACAG GTGGTTCGGGGCCATCCGATGGAAGCGACTCGCGCTGCGGCAGATGGAGGCGCCCAccatgcagctgctgaaggag GGCCCCCCCTACGTCAACTTCAAGCGGTTCTCAGTTGATTCGACGCCGGTGGAGGATGAGCTTTCGGGATGGGACGAGGAGTTCTGA
- the OST4 gene encoding dolichyl-diphosphooligosaccharide--protein glycosyltransferase subunit 4, which produces MVTDVQLAIFANMLGVSLFLLVVLYHYVAVNNPKRQE; this is translated from the coding sequence ATGGTGACGGACGTGCAGCTCGCCATCTTCGCCAACATGCTGGGCGTGTCGCTCTTCCTGCTCGTCGTGCTCTACCACTACGTGGCCGTTAACAACCCCAAGCGGCAGGAGTGA